The region GTCCGTGGCGTGAAGAGAAAGCCATTGCCGACGGCCCGAGCATCCTGCACTACCTCAAAGAGACCGCCGCCGAATACGGCGTGGATTCCCTGATCCGCTACCACCACCGCGTGCTCTCCGCGGATTGGTCCAGCCGGGACGCGCACTGGACCGTCACGGTCGAGCGCACGCGGACGCCGGAAGCCGGCCCCGACCTTGTCCCGGCCGAACCGGTGGGGACCGGGGAGATCCGGCAGCTCACCGCCGGCTGGATCTTCAACGCTGCCGGCTACTACCGCTACGGGGAGGGCTACGCACCGGAGCTCGCCGACCGGGAACTATTCGCCGGACCGGTGGTGCATCCGCAGCACTGGCCCGGAAACCTGGACGTTGCAGGGAAACGGATTGCGGTCCTTGGCAGCGGCGCTACGGCCGTCACCCTGGTTCCGGCGCTGGCGGAGATGGGCGCCAGCGTGACGATGGTCCAGCGCACGCCTACCTATATCCTTCCCGTCCCGGCGGAGGATCCGCTGGCCCGGCGGCTGCGCGGCGTCGTCGGGCCCGAACGCACCGGCCGGATCATGGCCGAGGTCAGTGCCCGCCGCCAGCGGGCCATCTGGCTGTTCTGCCAGCGCTGGCCGAACCTTGCCCGGAAGCTCATCCGCGGTATCCAGTCCCGTAATGTACCGGAAGGTTTTGAGCTGGATAAGCACCTGAACCCGCCGTACCGGCCGTGGGACCAGCGGCTGTGCGCGGTGCCGGACGGCGATTTCTTCACCGCCCTGCGCAGCGGCAACACGACCGTGGTGACCGGCCGGACCACCGGGTTTACCGAGCGCGGCCTCAGGCTGGCTTCCGGAGAGGAAGTGGCGGCCGACGTCGTGGTGACCGCCACCGGATTCACCGTCCAGGTGCTGGGCGGTATGGAACTGAGGCTCGACGGCGTGCGGGTAAACCTGGCCGAGCACGTTGCCTACCGCGGAGTGATGCTCAGCGGCATCCCGAACATGGCCTTCGCCATCGGTTACACCAACGCTTCCTGGACGCTGAAGGTCGGGCTGCTGACGCAGTGGTTCTCGCGGCTGCTCAGTTCCATGGACCGGCACGGCTACACATCGGCCGTCCCCGTGGCGCCGCCGGGCATGCCCACCCGGCCGCTGCTGGACTTTGGCGCCGGGTATGTCCAGCGCAGCCTGTCGTCCCTGCCCCGGCAGGGCGACCAGGCTCCCTGGCTGATGACCATGAACTTCCTGGCCGACCGAAGGGACCTGCAGAAAGGCGCGCTGGCGGACGAGTACCTGCACTTCAGCGGCGATGCCGGCGGCGCCGACAATTCGGCGGAGGACCGGTTCGTCACGCTCGAGTCCGGGCTGCGGCTGTGTTACCGGATCGAGGGGCCCGACGACGGCGAGCCGGTGGTCCTTTTGTCCGGCCTCGGACTGGACCTGGCGGCGTGGCCGGCGGAATTCGTGCAGGGCCTGACCGCTGCCGGTTACCGCGTCATCCGGTCGGATAACCGGGACGTCGGACGCTCCGGCCGAATGGACACCCCCACCCCCACCCTCCTGCATCAGGCACTCGCCCGGCCGATGCCCGGCGCCTACCGGATTGAGGACATGGCCGACGACGTCGCGGGGCTGCTCGAGCACCTGCAGGTGGGCAAGGCCCATGTGGTGGGGATGTCGCTGGGCGGCATGATCGCCCAGTCCGTGGCTGCCCATCACCCGGACCGCGTCCTGACCCTGACCTCCGTCATCTCCACCACGGGAGCCCGGGACGTGGGTGCCGCAGCTTTCTCCACCAAGCGCCGGTTCGCGGCACGGCCGCCGCGGACCCGCGAAGAGTTCATCCGGGCACGCGTGGCCATGATGCGTCATCTTTCCGGGTGGACCCACCCGGCGGATCCGGCGACGGAAGCCGAACTGGCCGGCCAGGCCTGGGACCGCGGAGCCTATCCGGACGGCGGGACGGCCCGGGCCCGGCAGCTCGGCGCCATCAATGCCTCCGGCGACCGCACCGGGGCCCTGGCCGGAATCCGGGTACCGACACTTGTCATCCACGGCGACCGGGATCCGATTGTGCATCCCAGCGGGGGCGCCGCGACGGTGGCCGCCATACCCGGCTCACGGCTGGCCACGATCCCCGGTATGGGCCACTACTTCTCCCCCGCGGTGGTGCCCGAACTGCTGAGGCTCGTCACCGGGCACCTGGGCGCCCGCACCGTGGAATCGGCGTGAGTTTGAGCTAGTCGCCCATCCCGGGCTGCACCGGAACGACATTGATCTTGTTGGCGCCGGGGAAAACCTTCTTCGGCACACGGGAGAAACCCTTGGCATCCAGATGGTTCTTTGCGCGGAAAACGGCCACGGCGTCGTCGTACGCCTGATTCAGCCGGGCGCCGGTGAGCACTTCGCTGGTTCCGTCGCTGAAGCGGACCGCGATGGAGGCGGACGCCGGGAAATGCCGGTCCATCCGAATAAAGCCGTCATTGTCCTGCTGAAGAGTGATCAAGTGGTTCCGCCCTGAGAGTTGGTGAGCTTCCAGTCTCCCCTATCGCCGCACCGCAGGTTCCCCCGCCCGAAGCAGCTAAGCACGGTGCTGCCGGTTCCGGGTGAGAATAGAAGCATGTACATCGTCCTCGCACCCGGCACCGGCGCTGCCCAGGCGAAGGACGAGACCTGGACCCTGCAGGAAACCGACGACGCCGGCGTTCCCTCCGCGCCCGCCGTCGTCATTACCCGGGACCGGCTGGCCGCCGCGGTGCGGCACTATGAACGACAGCCGGTCCGCTGGGTCTGGGAATCCGCCCGCGCAGTCTATTTCCGGCTGCTGGATGCCGGACTCACGGTGGAGCGCTGCCACGACCTCGCGCTGGTCCGCGGGATCCTGCGGTTCGCCGAGTCGGTGCCCTCCACTCCCTACATCGAAAAACTGCGCGCCGCGGAAGAGGCTCCAGACCCGGCACCCCGCCAGCTGCTCCCGGTCCAGCATTCCCCCGACCAGACCTCCATCTTCGATACCCTCGATGCCCCCGCCGGAGCGGCGGCCGGACCGCAGCAGGCCACCGCTGCAGAGCTCGCCGCCGAGCTGGCGGACCAACTGGATGCGATCGCGCGTGCCGCGTCCCCGGCGAAACTGAACCTGCTGGCCGTCGCGGAGTCCACCGGCGGCCTGATTGCCGTGGAAATGGAAAACTCCGGCATCCCGTGGCGCCGGGAGATCCACGAAGCCATGCTCCGGGACACCCTCGGCCCCCGGCCCCCGGAGGGCCAGCGCCCCGAAAAGCTCGAACAGCTCGCCGCGGAGCTGCGCCGGCTGCTGGGCAACCCCGGCTTCAACCCGGACTCCCCGCAGGAGCTGCTGCGTGCCCTGCACCGCGCCGGGATCGAGGTGCACAGCACCCGCTCCTGGGAGCTCCAGCAGCAGGACCATCCCGCCATCGAGCCGCTGCTGCAGTACAAAAAGCTGTCCCGGCTCCTGACCGCCAACGGGTGGGCCTGGCTGGATGCCTGGGTGGACGGCGGCCGCTTCCGGCCCGAGTACGTGGTGGGTGGCGTGGTGTCCGGGCGCTGGGCCTCGCGCGGCGGCGGGGCGCTGCAGATTCCCAAGACCGTGCGGGACGCCGTTCGCCCGGACCCCGGCCACCGGCTCATCGTGGCCGACGCCGCGCAGCTGGAACCCCGGGTCCTCGCTGCCCTGGGGCAGGACAATGCACTGGCGACAGCGGCCCGCGGCAAGGACCTCTACCAGGGCATCGCCGACCGCAGTTTCGACGGCGACCGGGCCAAGGCCAAGATGGCAATGCTCGGGGCCATGTACGGTGCCACCAGCGGGGAATCGGGCCGGCTGATGCCGGTGCTGACCCGCGCCTACCCGCAGGCCATCGCCGTGGTGGAACGCGGCGCCCGGGCAGGTGAGGCCGGGCAGGTGGTGAGCAGCCATCTGGGCCGCACTTCGCCGCCTGTTTCGGAACGCTGGCTCCGCGCCCAGCAAAGCACCAGCGCCGAGGAGCAGCGCCGCGCCGATTCACTCGCCCGCGCCCAGGGCCGGTTCACCCGCAACTTCGTGGTCCAGGCGACGGCGGCGGAATGGGCGCTGTGCTGGCTGGCGGAGATACGACGGCGGCTGCGGGCGGCGTCCTCGTCCTCCCCCGCCGGGGAACTGGTCTTTTTCCTGCATGACGAGGTGATGCTCCAGGTCCCCGCCGAACGGGTCGAGGAGGTCAGCGCGCTGGTGACGGAGGCAGCATCGGCGGCCACACGGCTGCTGTTCGGGCCGATTCCGCTGGAGTTCCCGGTGGTTGCAGTTGCCGTGGACTCCTACGCGGACGCCAAGTAGCAGTGCCGACTAGAGAGCCGGAACGATGTCCCGGCCCTCATCCCAGGGCAGGGTCCAGCCCAGTTCATCCAGCACGGCGTTGAGGATGATGCCGGTGAAGCCCCACACCAGCACCCCGTTCACGCGGAAGGCCGGCGAACGGTACGTCCGCGAGCCGTTCGTGATGACGGCGGTCCGCCGGTTTTCCGGATTGAGCAGGTCGGCCACCGGTACGCGGAACACCGATGCGGACTCTCCGTAGTCCACCACGTCCACCGGCGTGGGCCGGTCCCACCAGCCCAGCACCGGGGTGACCAGGAAGTTGCTGACGGGCAGCCCCACCTCCGGCAGGGTCCCGAGGACCGTGACGCCGTCGGGGTCCAGTCCCGTTTCCTCCCGGGCTTCGCGCAGGGCTGCGGCTTCCGGGCCGGCGTCGCCGGCATCCAGGGAGCCGCCGGGAAAGGCCACCTGACCGGGGTGGTCGTTGAGTGTGGCTGCCCGCTCGATCAGCAGGACATCGAGTTCGGCGGGGACCCCGGCGGAGCGGAAGTCCGAGGGCTTGTCATCCAGGTTGCCGAAGAGAATCAGCACGGCGGCACGGCGGGCCGTGGCCGGATCCACGCTGCGGCGCATCAGCTCCAGGTTCGCGTCGAAGTAGGTGGTGCGGGCCGCTGCGGAGACACCCAGCGCCCGCAGATCGGCGTAGGCGCTCATGCTTCCAGGCCGAAGCCGGCGGCCCGCAGCTGGGCCCGGGTTTCGGCGGCCATCATCCGGGCGTGCAGTTCCTCGCGGCCGGGGGCCAGCTCATACTTGAGCAGTTTGCGTGCCTTCTCGGGGTCCGTCTCGCCTTCACCGTAGGAGGGGCAGAGCTGGGCGACGGCGCAGGCGCCGCAGGCGGGTTTCCTGGCGTGGCAGACCCGCCGGCCGTGGAACACCACCCGGTTGGAAAGCGGGGTCCAGTCCTTCGGCTCGAACAGCGCCGCAACGTCTTCTTCCACCTTCACCGGGTCCGTGGCAGTGGTCCAGCCGAACCGGCGGGACAGGCGCCCGAAGTGGGTGTCCACCGTGATTCCCGGAACGCCGAAAGCGTTGCCAAGCACCACGTTGGCGGTCTTCCGGCCGACGCCGGGCAGGGTGACCAGGTCCTCGAGCCGGTCCGGCACTTCGCCGTCGAACTCGTCGACCAGCCGGGTGGACAAAGCTTTCACGCTGGCCGCTTTCGCACGGAAGAATCCGGTGGGCCGGATTATCTCCTGCAGCGTCTCCTCGTCGGCCTCCGCCATCGCCTTGGCGTCGGGGTACCGGGCGAAGAGGATGGGCGTGACGGCATTGACCCGGATGTCCGTGGTCTGCGCCGAAAGCACAGTGGCCACCAGCAGCTCAAACGCGTTGGTGAAGTCCAGCTCGGCCACGGCGTAGGGATAAACCTCGCCGAGCATCCGGTTGATCCGCCGTGCCCTCCGCTTCAAAGCGAGGAGGGACGGATCGCTGCCGGTTGCCTTTGCCACTGCTGGGTGTCCTTCTACTGACGGTTGGATACTGCTGATGGCCCGAACGGCCTACTGGTCGGCGTCGACGCGCTCAATGTTGCTGAGGTCGCGCAGCACGCCGATGCGTCCGGTGCGCTTGTCCTGGACAAGGAATTCGTCGCCGCGGTCTTCCAGGCCCAGTTCCCAGTCACCCGGGTGGAACATAAACAGCGGCAGGCCGGTGCGCTCGTCGACAATCTGGCGGGGGGTCCCCACGGCGAACCAGAACGCCTCGACCACTGCCTCGGACTCGTCACGGGTAGCGGTAATGGGTTCCGCGTTGCCGGCTTCGGCTTCGTGTGCCCCTGCTGCGGACGTTTCGGGGGTTCCGGCGTCGCGGACCACCGGATTCACGGTAGTGGCGGCCATGGGCTCCTCGGCCTGCATTCCGGCGGCCGGAGCGGCAGCGGGCTGCGCCTGCGTAGCCGGGGATGCCGTGGCAGGGGAAACCTGCGTCGAGGGGGCGGAGGCAGCGTGCGCGGAGGTGGCGGGAGCGGCCGCTGCCGCCCCGGCGGTGGAGGTTCCGACGACGGCGGTGCCGCCCGGAGCGGAAAGTTCGGAGCCGCCCTGGCTCGGCGCGTCATGCACGGTGGTGCGGGTGTCCTCGTTGCGGCGCAGCGGGTTGGTGAAACGGCGGGCGCCGGCGGCGTTCTCCGTCTCCGGCTTCGCTTCGGGCTTCGGGCGGGCCGGACGCGGACGCAGCGGCAAAGCGTCGCGGGCAGTCAGCGCGGCAGCAGACTCGGGGCGGTTACGGAATTCCCGGGCAAAGAAGGGAAGGTGCGGCGCCAGGGTGGTGGACACCACCAGGCCCAGGGAACCGACCAGCGCGACCATCGCGCCGACGCTGAAGTCGGTCACCGTCTGGATGAAGAAGAACGCCAGGGCCAGCACAGCTGCCACGGAGGCGAACTGGTCCAGGGAAAGCGATCCGACGCGGGGCTTCATCTTGGGCGCGAGGCGGCGGCCGGCAAACAGTCCGGCTACCAGCAGCGGCAGCAGGATGCCAATGCCGATGAAGAACAGGGAAAACGCATTCCAAAGGTTGAAGTCCTCTTCAAACCCGAGGCGGGTCACCGTGAAGAACGGCAGGATGCTGCCCACGAGCATCACCAGGACCGAGGCGCCTACAACGGTGTCCCGAAGCCCGAAGGGCCCAACGAGGGCTTCCTGGTCCGTGGCGGCCGGATGTGCCTGCAGGCCCTTGTCCGTCGCGGAGGGGTGTCCGCCGGTTTCCGAAGATCCGGCCGTGGTGCGGGCCTCGTTCTCAACAGGGGGGTTGTTCATACTGATCTCCATTCACGACCCCCCTGCCCCTTGTCCGCACGGGGTGCGGACAAGAACTGGAGGTGCGCATCTACGGTACGTAGGCGGTTGCTTCCTTCAGACAGCCTAATCAACGACGGCGAGGCAGACTAGCGCGGGGGCGGCGCGTCCCGGCGGAGTGACATACCGCTCACCGCATAATCGCGCCGTTTTGTAACAGATTATGTGAGCGCGGACACAGTGGCGTGAATCCGGGGATAGGGTGGTTTGCAGCCATGCACGATTCCCCTAGTGATGGATTTTCAGCGAAGTGAAAGGGTTCAACCATGTCTGATCAGTCCCCTGCAAAGAAGCACGGAGACGCCTTCGAGAACCTGCTGCATGAGAGCCGGAGCTTCCCGCCGAGTGCCGAATTTGCAGCATCCGCAGTGGCCCGGCCCTCGCTGTACGAGGAGGCGGCAGCCGAGGGTCCCGAATTCTGGGCGCGGCAGGCGCGGAGCATTCTCTCTTGGGAACAGGATTTCACCCAGGCGCTGGACTGGACTGATGCTCCGTTCGCCAAATGGTTTGTCGGCGGCAAGCTCAACGCGGCGTACAACGCCCTGGACCGGCACGTCGAAGAAGGCCGCGGAGACCGGGTGGCCATTTACTTCGAGGGCGAACCCGGGGATACGCGCACTTACACCTATGCGCAGCTGACCGAAGAGGTCAAGAAGGCGGCGAATGCGTTCGAATCCCTGGGTGTCGCCAAGGGCGACCGCGTAGCAGTGTACCTGCCGATGATCCCCGAAGCGGTTATCACCATGCTGGCCTGCGCCCGGATCGGCGCCGTGCACTCGGTGGTCTTCGGCGGTTTCTCCGCCGACGCCCTGCGCAGCCGGATCGATGACGCCGAGGCGAAGCTTGTGGTCACGGCGGACGGCTCCTACCGCCGCGGCAAGCCCAGCGCACTCAAGCCCGCCGTGGACGAAGCCCTCGCCAAGGACGGCCATACCGTCGAAAACGTGCTGGTGGTCCGCCGCAACGGCGAGCCCGTGGAGTGGAACGACGGCCTGGACCGCTGGTGGCACGACGTCGTGGACACTGCGAGCGCCGAGCACACCCCCGTAGCCCACGACTCCGAGCATCCGTTGTTCATCCTCTACACCTCGGGAACCACGGGAAAGCCCAAGGGCATCCTGCACACCACCGGCGGGTTCCTCACCCAGACTGCCTTTACGCACCTGAACACCTTTGACCTGCACCCCGAAACGGACGTGTACTGGTGCACCGCGGACATCGGCTGGGTTACCGGCCACAGCTACGTCGCCTACGCCCCGCTGATCAACGGAGCCACGCAGCTGATTTACGAAGGCACCCCGGATACCCCGCACCAGGGCCGCTGGTGGGAGCTGGTGGAGAAGTACAAGGTCTCCATCCTCTACACCGCGCCCACCGCCATCCGCACCTGCATGAAGTGGGGCCGGGACATTCCGCAGAAGTACAACCTCGACTCCATCCGGGTACTGGGCTCCGTGGGCGAACCGATCAACCCCGAAGCGTGGATGTGGTACCGGCAGGTCATCGGCGCCAACGGCGGCAAGAAGGAACACCCCGCCCCCATCGTGGACACGTGGTGGCAGACGGAAACCGGCGCCCACATGATCGCACCGATGCCCGGCATCACGGCCACCAAACCGGGCTCTGCCCAGGTGGCCGTCCCCGGCATTTCAGTGGACGTGGTGGATGAGATGGGCGAATCGGTGCCCAACGGGTCCGGCGGTTTCCTCGTGGTCAAGGAACCCTGGCCGTCCATGCTGCGCGGCATCTGGGGTGACCCGGAACGCTTCAAGGAGACCTACTGGTCCCGGTTCGACAACATGTACTTCGCCGGTGACGGCGCCAAGAAGGACGAAGACGGCGACATCTGGCTCCTCGGCCGCGTGGACGACGTTATGAATGTCTCCGGGCACCGGCTCTCCACCACGGAAATCGAGTCCGCCCTGGTCAGCCACCCTTCGGTGGCCGAAGCCGCCGTCGTCGGCGCTGCTGACGACACCACCGGAGAAGCCGTGGTTGCCTTCGTTATCCTGCGCGGCAGCGCAAAGGACGACGACGACATTGTCACCACCCTGCGCAACCACGTGGGCAAGGAGATCGGACCCATCGCCAAGCCGCGGCACATCCTGGTGGTTCCCGAACTGCCCAAGACCCGCAGCGGCAAGATCATGCGCCGGCTGCTCAAGGACGTGGCCGAGGGCCGCGAAGCCGGCGACTCGAGCACGCTGGCGGACAATACAGTGATGCAGCAGATTGCGGCTTCGCTCAAGAAGTAGGCCCCGCAGACAACGGCAGGTGCCGCCCCAGACCGGGACGGCACCTGCCGTTGTTTAACCGTGCGGCTTAGCCGACGGTGACGTCCAGGTTCACGTCGATGTTGCCGCGGGTGGCGTTGGAGTAGGGGCAGACCTGGTGGGCGGCCTGGGTCAGCTTGTCCGCAGTGGCTTCGTCGACGCCGGACATCTCCACGTGGAGTTCAACGCCCAGCTTGAAGCCGCCGTCGTCGTTCTTGAAGATGCTGACGTCCGCCGTTACGGCGGCATCCGAGATGGGTGCCTTTTCCGCACGGGCAATCATCTTCAGTGCGGAGAGGAAGCATGCGGCGTAGCCGGCGGCAAAAAGCTGCTCCGGGTTCGTGCCTTCGCCGGAACCGCCCATTTCGGTCGGAGTGGACAGGTTCACCTCGAGCTTGCCGTCGCTGGTACGGGCTTCACCGTTGCGGCCGTCGCCGGTGGCGGTGGCGGCGGCAGTGTACAAAGCGCTCATGGGGAACTCCTTTTGTGGGGAAAAGTCGGTAGACCTCAAGGTAGACTAACTAGTACGTCTACTGCAAGTGAGGGAGTCAGGGGAACCATGATGGCAGCTACAGCCGTGCGGGAGCGCATCCTGGCACAGGCCTCTCTCCTGTTTTACCGAGAGGGCATCCGGGCAGTCAGTGCCGACAAGATCATTGCCGCTGCCGGCACCACGAAGGTGACCTTCTACCGCTACTTCCGCTCGAAGGATGACCTCGTGGTCGCGTACCTGCGGGAGCAGTCGGCGGCAATGCGGGCACGGGCCGCGGAGCTGGACCCGGATCCGTGCACCGGGCTGCTGCAGTTCGCTGAAGCAATGGGTTCCGAGGCCTGCAGCGCAGGCTTCCGCGGCTGCCCGTTCATCAATGCGGCGGCGGAATATCCGGACCCCGGCCATCCCGTCCGGGTGGTTGTTTCCGAGCACCGCGCGTGGCTGCATTCCCTCGTCACCGAACGGCTGCAGCAGCTGGG is a window of Arthrobacter sp. zg-Y1171 DNA encoding:
- a CDS encoding bifunctional 3'-5' exonuclease/DNA polymerase, with protein sequence MYIVLAPGTGAAQAKDETWTLQETDDAGVPSAPAVVITRDRLAAAVRHYERQPVRWVWESARAVYFRLLDAGLTVERCHDLALVRGILRFAESVPSTPYIEKLRAAEEAPDPAPRQLLPVQHSPDQTSIFDTLDAPAGAAAGPQQATAAELAAELADQLDAIARAASPAKLNLLAVAESTGGLIAVEMENSGIPWRREIHEAMLRDTLGPRPPEGQRPEKLEQLAAELRRLLGNPGFNPDSPQELLRALHRAGIEVHSTRSWELQQQDHPAIEPLLQYKKLSRLLTANGWAWLDAWVDGGRFRPEYVVGGVVSGRWASRGGGALQIPKTVRDAVRPDPGHRLIVADAAQLEPRVLAALGQDNALATAARGKDLYQGIADRSFDGDRAKAKMAMLGAMYGATSGESGRLMPVLTRAYPQAIAVVERGARAGEAGQVVSSHLGRTSPPVSERWLRAQQSTSAEEQRRADSLARAQGRFTRNFVVQATAAEWALCWLAEIRRRLRAASSSSPAGELVFFLHDEVMLQVPAERVEEVSALVTEAASAATRLLFGPIPLEFPVVAVAVDSYADAK
- a CDS encoding organic hydroperoxide resistance protein, with amino-acid sequence MSALYTAAATATGDGRNGEARTSDGKLEVNLSTPTEMGGSGEGTNPEQLFAAGYAACFLSALKMIARAEKAPISDAAVTADVSIFKNDDGGFKLGVELHVEMSGVDEATADKLTQAAHQVCPYSNATRGNIDVNLDVTVG
- the nth gene encoding endonuclease III — translated: MAKATGSDPSLLALKRRARRINRMLGEVYPYAVAELDFTNAFELLVATVLSAQTTDIRVNAVTPILFARYPDAKAMAEADEETLQEIIRPTGFFRAKAASVKALSTRLVDEFDGEVPDRLEDLVTLPGVGRKTANVVLGNAFGVPGITVDTHFGRLSRRFGWTTATDPVKVEEDVAALFEPKDWTPLSNRVVFHGRRVCHARKPACGACAVAQLCPSYGEGETDPEKARKLLKYELAPGREELHARMMAAETRAQLRAAGFGLEA
- a CDS encoding TetR/AcrR family transcriptional regulator → MMAATAVRERILAQASLLFYREGIRAVSADKIIAAAGTTKVTFYRYFRSKDDLVVAYLREQSAAMRARAAELDPDPCTGLLQFAEAMGSEACSAGFRGCPFINAAAEYPDPGHPVRVVVSEHRAWLHSLVTERLQQLGAADAGQLADQLLMLRDGAMVHGYVADGTAVEPALITAGRALVLPRLPKPGQPS
- a CDS encoding alpha/beta fold hydrolase encodes the protein METDMEHLDVLIIGAGLSGIGAACRMRMDHPGRSVALLETRGRAGGTWDLFRYPGIRSDSDLYTFGYDFRPWREEKAIADGPSILHYLKETAAEYGVDSLIRYHHRVLSADWSSRDAHWTVTVERTRTPEAGPDLVPAEPVGTGEIRQLTAGWIFNAAGYYRYGEGYAPELADRELFAGPVVHPQHWPGNLDVAGKRIAVLGSGATAVTLVPALAEMGASVTMVQRTPTYILPVPAEDPLARRLRGVVGPERTGRIMAEVSARRQRAIWLFCQRWPNLARKLIRGIQSRNVPEGFELDKHLNPPYRPWDQRLCAVPDGDFFTALRSGNTTVVTGRTTGFTERGLRLASGEEVAADVVVTATGFTVQVLGGMELRLDGVRVNLAEHVAYRGVMLSGIPNMAFAIGYTNASWTLKVGLLTQWFSRLLSSMDRHGYTSAVPVAPPGMPTRPLLDFGAGYVQRSLSSLPRQGDQAPWLMTMNFLADRRDLQKGALADEYLHFSGDAGGADNSAEDRFVTLESGLRLCYRIEGPDDGEPVVLLSGLGLDLAAWPAEFVQGLTAAGYRVIRSDNRDVGRSGRMDTPTPTLLHQALARPMPGAYRIEDMADDVAGLLEHLQVGKAHVVGMSLGGMIAQSVAAHHPDRVLTLTSVISTTGARDVGAAAFSTKRRFAARPPRTREEFIRARVAMMRHLSGWTHPADPATEAELAGQAWDRGAYPDGGTARARQLGAINASGDRTGALAGIRVPTLVIHGDRDPIVHPSGGAATVAAIPGSRLATIPGMGHYFSPAVVPELLRLVTGHLGARTVESA
- a CDS encoding CoA pyrophosphatase, which encodes MSAYADLRALGVSAAARTTYFDANLELMRRSVDPATARRAAVLILFGNLDDKPSDFRSAGVPAELDVLLIERAATLNDHPGQVAFPGGSLDAGDAGPEAAALREAREETGLDPDGVTVLGTLPEVGLPVSNFLVTPVLGWWDRPTPVDVVDYGESASVFRVPVADLLNPENRRTAVITNGSRTYRSPAFRVNGVLVWGFTGIILNAVLDELGWTLPWDEGRDIVPAL
- the acs gene encoding acetate--CoA ligase, which gives rise to MSDQSPAKKHGDAFENLLHESRSFPPSAEFAASAVARPSLYEEAAAEGPEFWARQARSILSWEQDFTQALDWTDAPFAKWFVGGKLNAAYNALDRHVEEGRGDRVAIYFEGEPGDTRTYTYAQLTEEVKKAANAFESLGVAKGDRVAVYLPMIPEAVITMLACARIGAVHSVVFGGFSADALRSRIDDAEAKLVVTADGSYRRGKPSALKPAVDEALAKDGHTVENVLVVRRNGEPVEWNDGLDRWWHDVVDTASAEHTPVAHDSEHPLFILYTSGTTGKPKGILHTTGGFLTQTAFTHLNTFDLHPETDVYWCTADIGWVTGHSYVAYAPLINGATQLIYEGTPDTPHQGRWWELVEKYKVSILYTAPTAIRTCMKWGRDIPQKYNLDSIRVLGSVGEPINPEAWMWYRQVIGANGGKKEHPAPIVDTWWQTETGAHMIAPMPGITATKPGSAQVAVPGISVDVVDEMGESVPNGSGGFLVVKEPWPSMLRGIWGDPERFKETYWSRFDNMYFAGDGAKKDEDGDIWLLGRVDDVMNVSGHRLSTTEIESALVSHPSVAEAAVVGAADDTTGEAVVAFVILRGSAKDDDDIVTTLRNHVGKEIGPIAKPRHILVVPELPKTRSGKIMRRLLKDVAEGREAGDSSTLADNTVMQQIAASLKK